CAATGAAAAAATGAGCTTCGTCATTCACACTTTGTTGTTGTACACTCTCACAAAGAATATTTCATGACGCAGAATGAAGTGTGACAGCTCCACAATAACCGTTTACAATCGCTGAATGAGTTTCGACAGGAGCATAATGCACATTGCACCTTTCACAATGGAGTTCGGCGGATAAACAATGAAGCATTGCAATGACACAATGTCTGATGTTTGAATGTAGATGCGATATACATTTGAAACAATGAAGGATAAATGAAAAAATCTGTAACTACTCAGCAGAATTACTTAGAAGCCATCTCAAAAACACAAAATCACGGTCGTTCTGAATCCCGATGTCGTTTATCGGGATGAAGAATCTGAAAATAGTTTCAGATTCTTCGCTGCGCTTAATAAAAAACATCCAAGGCTTGCTCAGAATGGCATTAGTTTCATTTTTGAGATGGCTTCTAACAATTTAAAAACATACCACCAAATCCCACCAAACAACAAGTCGGGCAGACACGAAAACACGAAAGTGCACAAAAAGAATTTGAACCATTATCCCAAAAAGGTTGCTGAAATTTTGTGTTTCCGTGTTTTAGTGGCAAAAAATCATAACCGCTGAGTAGTTACAAAAATCTGCGATAATCAGTAATCACATTGTCGGTCAAACTCGGAGCAGAGCACCACGATACATCTTGAAACCTTTGCAAGGTTGAGTGAAATTCAGTGATGCATGACTATGAGTAATAGCATCACTAAACATTCATCTTTAGATGTTCAACGGTGTAACTATCAAACATCTATCAGCAACACAAAAATAAGATCAAATTCTCCGTTACATTACCTCGTTTTTAGGAAATACCCTCTTTTGGGTATTGCACTTGCCGTTCACTAACACTACACTTTAAACGGATTAATTAAAGTATTATTGATTACCTCCGTTGAAGGAGTTTTTGGTGTAATGACCCGTTATTTTATTATTCCGGGATTAGGTGATTCCGGTTCTGATCATTGGCAAACATATTTCGAAAAATCTGTAAAAAACATCCGCCGCATACATCAGCAAGAATGGGATTCTCCCGAATGTAACGATTGGATTCAAACAATCGACAACACACTGTCGCATTATAACTTGTCGAACGTTGTGCTGATCGGGCATAGTTTGGGATGTGCAACCATAGTGCACTGGGCAACAACATACAATAAGAGAATCAAAGGAGCGTTACTTGTTGCTCCGAGCGATTTGGAAGCTCCGCTCTATACGTTCCCCGCAAAAGGATTTTCTCCGATACCAAAACAAAAAATCGATTTTAAAACCATTGTAGTGGCAAGTGAGAATGATATTTGGGTAACGCCGGAGAGGGCAAAATATTTTGCCGATTGCTGGGGAAGCGAATTTATCAGTATTGGCAATGCGGGACACATCAATGTCGTGTCCGGTTATGGTACATGGTCAAAAGGTTTGGAAATATTAAAAACGTTCGGATAGAGATGTTGAATTTCAGTCCGTAAGATTGGGCTCATATAATTATGGATACAAAAATAAAACCCCTCCCCCTTTTCTATCTGCTTTTTGGAGTTGTATGCGGTTTTCTCCTTGGCACATCGCTGAATGAAGAAATATCCTCTCTCCTTACCAAACTGATTACCGCACTTTCGCTTATTATTCTTCTGCT
The Bacteroidota bacterium DNA segment above includes these coding regions:
- a CDS encoding alpha/beta hydrolase → MTRYFIIPGLGDSGSDHWQTYFEKSVKNIRRIHQQEWDSPECNDWIQTIDNTLSHYNLSNVVLIGHSLGCATIVHWATTYNKRIKGALLVAPSDLEAPLYTFPAKGFSPIPKQKIDFKTIVVASENDIWVTPERAKYFADCWGSEFISIGNAGHINVVSGYGTWSKGLEILKTFG